The Microbacterium forte sequence CTCAAGGCCACGAAGGTGCGGGTGAGCGGCGACCGAGCCGCCTCGTTCCGTCAGGACGACCGGCGACTCAAGGTGGCCTTCGGCGGCGAGCGCGAAAGCGGGCAGGAACTCACCGTCACGATCGAGTACTCGGGGGCCCCCTCGCCCCGACGCACCCGGTGGGGACTCCTCGGCTGGGAAGAGCTGGAAGACGGCGTGCTGGTCGCGTCGCAGCCCACGGGCGCCCCGACCTGGTTCCCCTGCAACGACATCCCGTCGGACAAGGCGACCTATCGTCTGGAGTTCACGGCCGACCCCGAGTACACCGTCGTGAGCGGCGGCGCAGCCACCCGGTCGACGCAGCGGGGTCGCACGCGCTGGACCTTCGACCAGCCGGTGCCGACGGCGACGTATCTGATGACCGTGCAGCTCGGTCAGTACGACGACGACAGGGTCGAGCTCGGCGCGACGCCGGGGCGCCTGTTCCACCCCCGGGCGCTCGCGCCCCGGGTGCGCTCCGACTTCGCCGCGCTGCCGCAGATGATGGAGACGTTCGTCGAGGCCTTCGGCCCGTACCCCTACGAGTCCTACAAGATCGTCGTCACCCCGGACGTCCTCGAGATCCCGCTCGAGGCGCAGGGCATGGCGATCTTCGGCGCGAACCACGTCGACGGGTCGGGTGGCAGCGAGCGGCTGATCGCGCACGAGCTCGCACACCAGTGGTTCGGCAACAGCGTCGGCGTCGCCCGCTGGCAGGACATCTGGCTGAATGAGGGATACGCGTGCTACTCGGAGTGGCTGTGGTCGGAGGCCGCGGGAGGCCCCACCGCCCATGCGAAGGCCCGGTCGCATCACGCCAGCCTCCGCATCCTCCCCCAGGATCTCGTGCTCTCGGATCCCGGCCCCACCGACATGTTCGACGACCGCGTGTACAAGCGCGGCGCACTCACCCTGCATGCTCTGCGTCTGACGATCGGCGATGAGCGGTTCTTCACTCTGACGCGGGAGTGGACGTCGCGCTTCGCCGGGCTCGCGGTGACGAGTGACGACTTCCTCGGGCTGGTCGACGAGATCGCCGACGGCCAGGCGCGCGCGCTTGTGCGGACCTGGATCGACGAGCTCCCGCTGCCCGCCCTTCCTGCTGCGCGGCCCCGGCGCTGACGCTGACGCCGCGCTGACGGTGACGCCGAGCTGACGGTGGAGGATCAGCCGACGGCGACGCTCAGCACGAATCCGGGGGGCCCGACGAGCGTCGCGATCTCCAAAGGACTCGCACGCCCGGGAAGCACTGCTGACCACGCGCACGGGTCCGCGTCATCGGCGCTCGGATGCAGGAGCACCTCCGACGGGTCGATCTCAAAGCCTCGACCATCCGCCTTCACGGCTGCTTCGATGCGCGTCCACGCCGCGAGATCGGCGGCGGCGCCGTCGGGGAACATCGACCCCATTCCGTGGAGGCGTCCGGCCGCCGCCTCATCCTCGACATCCACGCCCAGCAGGATGGACCCCGCTGTCGCCGCGACCACGACAAGATCCTCCGCGTGGCTCACGCTGAGCGACACGCCGGCCGAGCGCGGTCGGCCGTGGTCGGCTCCGCATCTGTCGCAGCGACTGGAGAGCAGGACCTCGTCGGAGCCTCGGATCCTGCGCACGAGCGCGCGGATCAGCGCCCTCCCCGCCAGGAAGCCCTGAGCGCGGCTGCCACTCAGCTGGCGGAGGCGGTCGACCTGCCCCTGCCCCATCGCGGCGGCATCGATCTCGGTGAACCCCCGCAGGTCCGAGGGCCGCGCCCACACGACGATCACGTCGTGCCAGATGATCTCGCCCATGACTCCGCCTGCTCCCGTCGGATCGGCAGCTGCGGTCCGGCGGCTCAGACCTCGAAGTCGACAGCCACGCGCGACGCGACCACCGAGCGCACGTATGCCACGACCTCTTCATGAGCGGGGTGCACCTGGTACTCCTCCAGGGCCTCGATGGAATCGACGTCCGCGACGAGCGTGACGTCCCAGTTCGCGTCCGGATATGCGATGTTCGCGCCCGCGGAGATCGAGCGAAGCTGCGGCACGACACCGTCGAGTGCGTTCAGCCTGCGGGCGACCTCGGAGGCCTGTTCGGAGCGCGTCGCGGGGTCCTCTGCGGCGAGCTTCCAGGTGACGACGTGACGGATCATCGCGCTTCCTTCTTCAGTGCGTCATGCTGCACAGCGGCTTCGAGAGCATCGCGCAGTCGGTCTGCCGACAGGCGCCAGTGCGCGTGCAGCTCTCCGTCGATGAGGACGACCGGGATCTTCTCCCACCACAGCTCGTAGAGCGCGGGGTCGTCCTTGATCGACGCCTCGACGATCTCGATCCGCTCGGCAGCCGCGTCAGGGAGTTCGGCGACGACGGAGTCGATGATCTCGGACGCGACGTCGCACAGGTGGCAGTCGGGCTTGCCGATGAGGGTCAGCGTGGTCACGCCGACGGCACCTCGACCTCGCGGCCCTGAGCGATCCACTCGCCCGTTCCACCCTCGACGTTGGTCGCGTCGTACCCGCGGGATTCGAGCGCCTCGACGACGCGCGCCGACCGTCCGCCCGCCTGGCAGATGACGTCGAACGACTCCGCCGGGAGCTCTTCGAGTCGGTTGCCGATCTCGGACATCGGGATGTTGACCGCCCCGGGGACGTGTCCGGCGGCGTACTCATCGACCTCGCGGACATCGATGAGCGGAGTGTTCGAACGCTCGGCGAGTTCGGTGACGGTGATCGACTTCATGGCATGCTCCTGCGACGAGTGGGAAACCGGGGGGGTAGAGACACAAAGCGCCCGTCCGGAGACAGGCGCTCGTGTCTGGTCGCTTACTTCTTGTTGCGACGCTGGTGGCGAGTCTTACGAAGCAGCTTGCGGTGCTTCTTCTTCGCCATGCGCTTGCGGCGCTTCTTGATGACAGAACCCACGGAAACCTCACTAAGTCAGTGGCTGGGTGTCGTCGGTGACGGACACCCGGGTACGGGCACGGAAAAAATGCCTCGGATCAGTCTAGCAAACAGTGAAGCTCTCGCTGCACGCGCTTACGGGACCGAGCGGAGAGCGTCAGCCGACGTCGGCTATCGGTCGCTGCAGAGCATCGGCCACCGCGGATTCCGGAACCCGGAAACTGCGACCGAAGCGAATGGCTGGCAGCTCCCCAGCGTGCACCATTCGATAGACGGTCATCTTCGACACGCGCATCAGTTCGGCGACCTCAGCCACCGTAAGGAACCGGACATCTGGAACCTCGGGCATCCCACGTACCCCTTTCTCGATTTGTGCACACTCTAGGGGGAATCTGGGACGCGTGTAAACCCATGTGGCCTGTGTGATCAGTGAGCATCGCCGACCGTGGCGAAGGCACGCACCGGGAACGTCCCGAATCCACGCACGGCCGGAGGAGCCGCCGTGAACCGCGCACCACGGGCGGGCACCTCGGACAGGCGGGTCAGGTGCTCGACCACATGGATGCCGGCGGCCAGCAGGATGCTGTGAGCCGGCCGCTCGCCGTCGCTCTCCGTGTCGTCGATGTTGAGCGAATCGATGCCGACGAGTGCGACCCCGGCGTCGGCCAGGAACCGCGCTCCTTCTTCGGTGAGGAAGGGTGCCCCGCGTCCGTACTCCGGAGTCCCGAAGTGCTCACTCCACCCGGTGTCGAGCAGCACCGCGGCGCCTCGGAGCTCACGGTCCGCGAGCGTCACAGCGTCGATCCCCCGGCGCTCGGCGCTCCACGCGTCATGCAGATGGAAGACCTCGGCGGTCAGGCCGACGAGGGAGCTGAGCTCGAGCGAGGCCAGGTCCCCGCCGTCCTCATACCGGTGGAAGGGCGAGTCGAGGTAGGTGCCCGTGTTGCCGATCATCGTGATGATGTCCATCGCGAACTCCGTGCCCTGTGCGTACTTCGAGCGGGAGTCCTCACGCGTGAGGTGCGGAGTGATCGTGGGGGCAGGGAGGCCGGGGTAGGTCACGAGCCCCGCTTCGATCGTGTGGCTGAGGTCGATGACCCGTGGTGACGGAGCGCTCCCCTCCACGCCTCGGCTGCCACGGTGCGCCTCTTCCACGATGCGGAGCCGCTGCAGCTCGACGGCGCTCACGAGAGTGAGCCCGAGATGCCGCACCAGCAGCGCTCCGATCGCATCGGAGTCGATGTCGGGACCGGGAAGGTCGAGACGGAAGCCTTCTCCCGTCATCCCCCCGCCATTGACGAACGAGATCGTGAAGTCGAAGTGCGCTCGGTACGAGGGCGAAGCTGTCGTCATGCTCACATCATGGCAAGCGCGAGACACGGTCGGCGAGACCTGTTGGTTCTCGCCGTTCGGGCACTCCTGACTCGGCGCCCCTCACGAGCGGAGCATGCGGGTCACAGCGGAGACATAGGACGTGTGCCGCTACCGTTCAGACTGCACTGGGATGCTGAATGCACGACTCACGATGGCACCGTCCGAGTCACGCGGGCTGGGGCCCGCGGCCACGCCCCCGATGACAGACCCCCCGCTGTCAGCGGGGGCGAAGTGCGTCCGGGGGCGTCAGCCGCCGAGGCGCTTGAGCGCGGTGGTGACGACGTGCCTCGCCGACGCGGCGGCACGACCGACGACCTCGGCCGCGTGCGCGGCTCCGTCGGGAAGCGGCAGTCCGGGGTAGTCGATGTCCGGCGCATCATCGCCGTATGCGTCCATGAGGAACGGGACGAGCCAGTCGTCTACGACCTCCAGCGGCTCGACGGCGAGGCTGTAGAAGCGGCGCTGGCCGTCTTCGCGCACGCTGACCAGTTCAGCCTCGCGGAGCACCTTGAGGTGCTTCGAGACGGTGGGCTGGCTGATGCCGAGCTCGGCGACGATATGGCTCACGCTCGTGCCGGCGTCCCCTTCGGTGGTGCGTCGCAGGAGAAGCTGGAGGATGTCGCGCCTCGTACCGTCTGCGATCACGTCGAAGATGTCCGTCATGTGATCAGGGTAGTCGTCCCCGGCACGGAGTACCATGACGAAGGCTCGGCGATCGGCGTCGTGCAGCCGCGGTGCGCGGCGAGGGGAAGCGAAGGGGGACTCGATGTCGGGCATCGCTTCGGCGTCGTCACCTCGACAGCGTCTTGAGAACGCCGCCTCCTGGGGCAAGCACATCGTCACCTCGTCGCCCTCGCGCTTCGCGATCGTCATCTTCGCGATGCTCATCCTCGTCTTCACGGTGCTGCTGTCTCTGCCGATCGCGTCGGCATCGCGCACGGTCACGCCGCTGGCGGATGCGCTGTTCACGGCTGTGTCGACCATCTGCGTCACGGGCCTCGCCACCGTCGACATGGCGAACCACTGGTCTCCGTTCGGGCACGTGCTGATCTTCATCGGCGTGAACATCGGCGGACTCGGCGTGCTCACCCTGGCGTCGCTGATGGGCCTGGTCATCTCGAAGCGCCTCGGGCTGCGGGCCAAGCTCATGGCCGCCGGAGACACGAACCCGCTGCGAGCCCACGGCGGCGTCGTGAACGAGAGCCAGACCGTGCGGCTGGGCGAGGTCGGTCAGCTCCTGCGCACCGTCGCGGTGTCGTCGCTCATCATCGAGGGCGTCCTCGCGATCCTCCTCTACCCCGCGCTGGTCCTGGCGGAGGTCGACCCGATCGCCGCCCTGTGGGAAGCGCCGTACTTCGCCGCCATGGCATTCACGAACACCGGGTTCGCTCCCAACGACGGCGGTGTGGCCGTCTTCGCCGACGACTACCTCGTGCTGTCGCTGCTGATGGTGGGCGTCTTCCTCGGGAGCATCGGCTTCCCCGTGATCTACACCCTGGCCAAGCACGTGTGGCACGTGAAGAAGTGGTCGCTGCACACCAAACTCACCCTCGTCACCACCGTGCTCCTGTTCGTGTTGGGTGCCGCGGTGTTCCTGATCCTCGAGTACGCGAACCCGAAGACGTTCGGCTCGATGGATGCCGCAGACACGACGTTCCAAGCCTTCTTCCTCTCGGCGATGACCCGTTCGGGTGGCTTCAACGTGATCGAGATGGACGACCTGAACGGCTCGTCGCTGCTGGCCGCGAGCATGCTGATGTTCGTCGGCGGCGGTTCGGCATCCACCGCCGGAGGAATCAAGGTCACCACTCTCGCCGTGCTCGCCATCGCCGTGTGGTCGGAGGCGAAGGGGCGCCAGTCGGTCGAGGTCTTCGGCCGCCGCATCCCCAGCGACGTGCAGCGTGTGGCGCTCAGCGTCGTCGCCTGGGGCGCCACGATCGTCGCGCTGTCGACGATCATCATCGCCCAGATCACCAAGGCCGACATCAGTCATGTGCTGTTCGACGTGATCTCGGCGTTCGGCACCGTCGGCCTCTCGACAGGTCTCACCGCCGAGCTCCCCGATTCCGCCTCGTACGTGCTGGCGACCACCATCTTCATGGGGCGCGTTGGTACAGTGACTCTCGCCGCGGCAGTCGCCGCGACGTCGCGATCGCAGTATTACTCGCTGCCCGTGGAAAGGCCGATCGTTGGTTGAAGTGCTCCGGGGCGACGCTCCCGTACTCGTCATCGGCCTGGGCCGCTTCGGCGCCGCGTGCGCCGGCGAGCTCGACCGGCTCGACCGCGAGGTGCTCGCGATCGACGGCAATCTGGAGCTCGTGCAGAAGTGGTCCGACCGCGTCACGCACACGGTGCAGGCCGACGCCAAGAACATCGACGCCCTGCGTCAGATCGGCGCGCAGGACTTCCAGGTCGCCGTCGTCGCCGTCGGCTCGTCGATCGAAGCATCCGTGCTGATCACCGCGAACCTCGTCGACCTCAAGGTGCCGCAGATCTGGGCGAAGGCCGTCTCGCAGTCGCACGGCAAGATCCTCGCCCGCGTGGGTGCCAACCACGTCATCTACCCCGAGCGCGAAGCCGGCGAGCGCGTCGCTCACCTCGTCTCCGGCCGGATGCTCGACTTCATCCGCTTCGACGACGACTTCGTGCTGGCGAAGATGTACCCGCCGAAGTTCATCCGCGGCGTGGGTCTGAACGAATCCGGCGTGCGCAGCAAGTACAAGGTCACCGTCGTCGGCGTGAAGAGTCCGGGCAAGCCGTTCCGCTACGCCGAGGCGAACACGATCGTCACCAACCACGACCTCATCATCGTCTCGGGCACCAACAGCGACATCGAGCGCTTCGCCGCGCTCGACCGCTGAGCGGCAGCCCCGCGGGTTCAGGCGTCGATGTCGAGCGTGATCTCGACGACGTCGTCGATGCCGATGCCCTCCCGATCCTGCAGCGCCTTCTTGATGGGCACGATGTACCCGCCGTCCTTCGGCCACAGCGCCGTGGTCACGGTCGTGCGTCCGATCGTCACGGATGCGGGGATCATCCCCCACCCGTAGGTGACGACGCCGGCGATCTCGCCGATCATCTCGCTCTCGGCCGGCGGCACGGTGACGAAGTGGAACGGCGCCGGTCCGCGCCAGAACCAGATCTCTCCCGAGAACCGCAGCTGCATGTCATCCTCCTGCGGCGAGTTCCTTCGCCCGCGCCAGCGCCGCGTCGGCGGCCTGCGCGAACGTCCGGTCGAGGTGCGCGTCCTGCAGCACGGCGACGGCCCGCTCGGTGGTGCCCTTCGGACTCGTGACCCTGCGACGGAGCTCAGACGGCTCCTCCCCCGACGCGTCGAGCAGCGCGGTCGCACCGATGAAGGTCTGCTCCACCATGACTCGTGCGTCGCTCTCGCTGAAGCCCATGCCGACGGCGGCCTTGGTGAGCTCCTCGATGAGCAGATAGACGTAGGCGGGGCCCGAACCCGAGATCGTCGACAGCGCGTCGATCTGCGACTCGGGCACCTCGACGACAGCGCCCACGGTCGCGAAGAGGCGGTGCACGAGGGCGAGGTCGTCGGCGGATGCGGCCGCCCCCGCGGCGAGGCCGGTGACGCCCTTGCCGACGGTCGACGGCGTGTTCGGCATCGAGCGGATGACACGGACATCGGCGCCGAGGTTGTCGGCGAAGGTCTGCAGGGTGACCCCGGCCGCGAGACTCACCACGATCGCGTCTTCGGGCAGGGAGGGAGCGATCTCGCGCAGCAGATCGGGGACCATCGCCGGCTTCACCCCGACCAGGACGACACGCGCCGACTGAACCGCCCGCGCGTTGCCGTCCGGCGTCTCGGAGAGCGCGATGCTCGTGACGCCGTCGAGGTCGGCGAAGGCCGCTGCCTTCTCGGGCGTGCGGTTCGTCGCGGTGATGCCTCCGTCGACGGGGATGCCGGATGCGACGACCCCTCGGAGGATCGCGCCGCCCATGGAACCGGCACCGAGGAACGCGAGAGCGGGAAGAGATTCAGCCATGTCGTCATCCTACGGCGGGCGCACCGGGCGACCGCGGGCGAGCCGATCTAGACTCGTCGCATGAGTGCATCCGGCGGCGGCAAGGCCATTCTCGCGGCGTTCCTGGCGAACCTGGGCATCGCCCTGGCGAAGTTCATCGCCTGGGCGCTCTCAGGATCCGCGTCGATGCTCGCCGAGGCGATCCACTCGGTCGCCGATTCCGGCAACCAGCTGCTGCTCATGCTGGGCGGCCGCAAGGCGAAGCGCGAGGCCGACCGAGCGCACCCGTTCGGCTATGGCCGAGAGCGTTACGTATACGCGTTCGTCGTGTCGATCATCCTGTTCTCCGTCGGAGGCCTGTTCGCGATCTACGAGGCGATCGACAAGCTCACCCACCCGCACGAACTCGACAAGACCTGGTGGTGGCTGCCGCTCGTCGTGCTCGTGGTCGCGATCGGCCTCGAGTCGTTCTCGCTGCGCACGGCCGTCAAGGAGAGCAACCTCGTGCGCGACGAGGGCCAGTCGTGGGTGTCGTTCGTGCGCCGCGCCAAGGCGCCGGAGCTGCCCGTCGTGCTGCTCGAGGATGTCGGGGCGCTGACCGGTCTCACCTTCGCACTGCTCGGTGTGGGATTGACCATCATCACCGGCAACCCCGTGTTCGACGCACTCGGAACGCTGATGATCGGCATCCTGCTCGTGCTCATCGCGATCGTGCTCGGAGTCGAGACCAAGAGCCTCCTGGTGGGCGAGGGAGCCACCCCGGCCGATCACGATCGCATCGTCGACGCGATCAACGCCGGCGACGAGATCGAGAAGATCATCCACATGAAGACGCTCTACCTCGGACCGGACGAGTTGATGGTGGCGGCGAAGATCGCACTCAATGCCGACAAGCCGCTGCGCGAGGCCGCGGTCGACATCGACGCGATCGAGGCCCGCATCCGCGAGGCCGTGCCGACGGCCAGGGTCATCTACATCGAGCCCGACGTGTACCGGCCGTCGCTCGACCCGGAGCCGTCGACCGACGTGTTCGTGCTCAAGTCCTCGGACTGACTCCCCCGAGGTCCGCGACCCTCAGCGGCGCTGCTCGAAGAAGTCCCGCAGCAGGGCCTTGGCGGCGTCTGCCTCGACCCCGCCGATGACCTCGGCGCGATACGGCAGCCGACGATCACGCAGCACGTCGTACATGGATCCGGCGGCCCCCGCCTTGTCGTCCCAGGCTCCGAAGACGACCCGAGTGATCCGCGCCTGCAGGATCGCCCCGGCACACATGAGGCAGGGCTCAAGCGTGACGACGAGGGTGTGGCCCTCGAGATTCCACGAGCCGACGGATGCCGCGGCGGCACGCAGTGCCTCGACCTCGGCGTGACCGGTCGGATCCCCGGTCGCCTCACGATTGTTGCGACCGTCCGCGACGATCCGCCCCTCGGCGTCGAGCACCACCGCACCGACGGGGATCTCCGACACCGCTGCCGCCTCGGCCGCGAGCTCGAGAGCGCGGCGCATCGCGATGAGGTCGGCGGCGGTCATGGGTCGAGCCTACGACAGCCGCAGAAGCCACTCCCGTGCAGCCGATGTCGTACGCGAGCGTCCGGCGCATTAGCCTGTAGGCATGCGTGTTCACGTCGCCGACCACCCTCTCGTCACTCACAAGCTCTCGGTGCTGCGCGACCATCGCACACCGTCGCCGGTCTTCCGCCAGCTGACCGAAGAACTCGTGACGCTGCTCGCGTACGAGGCGACCCGCAACGTGAAGGTCAGCCCGGTCGAGATCACCACTCCCGTGACCACGACCATGGGCGTGAAGATCTCGGAGCCTCGCCCGATCGTCGTACCGATCCTGCGCGCAGGACTCGGCATGCTCGAGGGACTCGTCAAGCTTCTGCCGACCGCCGAGGTCGGATTCCTCGGGATGGTCCGCGACGAAGAGACCTTCGAGCCGACGACCTACGCCGAGCGCCTCCCCGATGACCTGAGCGATCGCCAGTGCTTCGCCATCGACCCGATGCTCGCAACCGGTGGCTCGCTGGCTGCGGCCATCCAGTTCCTCTTCGACCGCGGGGCCAAGGACGTCACGGCGATCTGCCTGCTCGGCACGCCGGAGGGTCTCGCCGCGATCGAGGCGCTCGTCGGAGACCGCGATGTGACCATCGTGCTCGGCGCGCTCGACGAGCGTCTCAACGAGAAGGGCTACATCGTCCCCGGACTCGGCGACGCCGGCGATCGGCTCTACGGCACCGTCTGACGCATCGGCTGCTCGCGCTAGCCGAGCAGCGCCACGCCGAACCCCGCGACGACGTCGCGGACCTCGGCGAGATATCGCTGCGCCTGCTCGGTCAGGGGGATGGCGGTGCGTCCGACCCATCCGATCTCGATGTGGTCGTCGACGTCGAGAGGCACCGCGACGATCTCAGGATCGAGGTCGTCGCTGATGATGCCCGTCGAGATCGTGTACCCGTCGAGTCCGATCATGAGGTTGAAGATCGTCGCTCGGTCGGAGACCCTGATCTCGCGAGCGCTCGAGAGGGTCGAGAGGATCTCCTCGGCGAAGTAGAACGAGTTGTTCGCCCCCTGATCGAAGGTGAGCCGCGGCAGGCCGACGAGATCGTCGAGGGTCGCCCGCTCGCGGGAGGCGAGCGCGTTCCGTCGCGAGACGAAGATGTGCGGCTCGGCGACGAAGAGCGGATGGAACGCGAGCCCCGAGTCGCGCAGCAGCTTGTCGATGACGTTCCGGTTGAAGTCGTTGCGGAAGAGGATGCCGAGTTCGCTGCGCAGCGTCCGGACGTCTTCGATGATGTCCCATGTGCGGGTCTCCCGCAGTGAGAACTCGTACTCGGCCGCGCTCGAGCCCTTGACCATCCGCACGAAGGCATCGACAGCGAACGAGTAGTGCTGCGTCGACACCCCGAGGAGTCGGCGCGACGGCGGCCGCCCCAGGTAGCGCTGCTCGAGCAGCTCGGCCTGCTCGACGATCTGTCTGGCGTACCCGAGGAACTCCGAGCCGTCACTGGTGAGCGTGACGCCCCGGGCCGAGCGGGCCAGAAGGGCACGACCCACCCGACTCTCGAGGTCTTTCATCGCCGCGGACATCGTGGGCTGAGCAACGTAGAGCATGTCGGCCGCGGCGGTGATGGATCCTTCCGCGGCGACCTCGATGAAGTACTGGAGCTGTTGCAGCGTGATACCGCTCGATCGCCTGGGCATAGGAGAAGGCTATAGCACCGCATAGTGGAGCTGAATTACCCGATGACCCTCGTTCGGCAGCACCATGAGAACACAGCATTCGCGAGGCCCTGTCGGCCTCTCTCCCGGATTGGCCCCTCATGGCGAACGAGATCACGTTCAGCATCACCACCACGCGCTTCGACGAGGACTACGCCCCGTCGGACAGTTCGCGGATCACCACGAACTTCGCCAACCTCGCCCGCGGCGAGCGTCGCCAACAGAACCTCCGCAATGCCCTCACGATGATCGACCGACGGTTCAACGATCTCGCTCGCGGCGACGGACTCGACGGCGACGGCCCCGACGGCGGCCGCTACTCGGTGGAACTCGACATCGTGTCGGTGCAGCTGCGATTCGCCGACGGAGAGGACCGGGAGTTCCCCGTCCTCGAGGTGCTGGACATCCACATCGTCGACCGGCTGACCGGCGAACGCCACCAGGGCATCGTGGGGAACAACTTCTCCTCCTACCTGCGCGACTACGATTTCAGCGTCGTCCTGCCCGCGGCGAGCGCAGCCGCCGGCGGATTCGCGACACCCGACGACTTCGGTGAGCTGCACGGCAAGCTCTTCCAGCACTTCCTCGAGTCCGACGCCTATCAGGAGCGGTTCTCGACGCTGCCGGTGATCTGCATCAGCGTCTCGACCAGCAGGACGTATCGCCGCAACGGCAACGTCCACCCCGTGCTCGGCATCGAGTACGTCCAGGACTCCTTCTCGCTCACCGACGAGTACTTCGGGAAGATGGGCCTGCAGGTGCGGTACTTCATGCCGCGCGGCAGCTCTGCCCCGCTCGCCTTCTACTTCCGCGGCGACCTTCTGAGCGACTACTCCGATCTGCAGCTCATCGGCACGATCAGCACCATGGAGACGTTCCAGAAGATCTACCGCCCCGAGATCTACAACGCGAACACACCCGCCGAGAGCGTCTACCGTCCGAGCCTGGCGCACGAAGACTTCCAGCAGACCGAGATCACCTACGACCGCGAGGAGCGCAGCCAGCTCGCGGTCGTCCAGGGACGCTACGCGGATGAGCACTTCGTGACGCCCCACCGGCGCGTGCTGGATCAGTGGGCCGCCGCCTACCCGGCTCCGGTCCGATGACCGGCGCCGGCTCGACGACCTCGGAACCCCTCCTCCCCACCTCGATCGTCGGGAGCCTGCCCAAGCCGGCATGGCTCGCGAGGCCCGAGGTGCTCTGGTCGCCGTGGGAGTTGCAGGGGGATGCGCTCGTCGAGGGCAAGCATGATGCGCTGCGCGCCGCGGTGCACGAACAGCGGCGGCGCGGCATCGACATCGTCAGCGACGGGGAGCAGACCCGCCAGCATTTCGTCACCACCTTCATCGAGCATCTCGACGGCGTGGACTTCGAGAATCGCGAGACGGTGCGCATCCGCGACCGCTACGACGCGAGCGTGCCCACAGTGGTGGGTGCGGTGAGCCGTCCGAAGCCCGTGTTCGTGGACGACGCGACGTTCCTGCGTCAGCAGACCGATCAGCCGATCAAGTGGG is a genomic window containing:
- the proC gene encoding pyrroline-5-carboxylate reductase codes for the protein MAESLPALAFLGAGSMGGAILRGVVASGIPVDGGITATNRTPEKAAAFADLDGVTSIALSETPDGNARAVQSARVVLVGVKPAMVPDLLREIAPSLPEDAIVVSLAAGVTLQTFADNLGADVRVIRSMPNTPSTVGKGVTGLAAGAAASADDLALVHRLFATVGAVVEVPESQIDALSTISGSGPAYVYLLIEELTKAAVGMGFSESDARVMVEQTFIGATALLDASGEEPSELRRRVTSPKGTTERAVAVLQDAHLDRTFAQAADAALARAKELAAGG
- a CDS encoding cation diffusion facilitator family transporter, whose translation is MSASGGGKAILAAFLANLGIALAKFIAWALSGSASMLAEAIHSVADSGNQLLLMLGGRKAKREADRAHPFGYGRERYVYAFVVSIILFSVGGLFAIYEAIDKLTHPHELDKTWWWLPLVVLVVAIGLESFSLRTAVKESNLVRDEGQSWVSFVRRAKAPELPVVLLEDVGALTGLTFALLGVGLTIITGNPVFDALGTLMIGILLVLIAIVLGVETKSLLVGEGATPADHDRIVDAINAGDEIEKIIHMKTLYLGPDELMVAAKIALNADKPLREAAVDIDAIEARIREAVPTARVIYIEPDVYRPSLDPEPSTDVFVLKSSD
- a CDS encoding nucleoside deaminase, whose protein sequence is MTAADLIAMRRALELAAEAAAVSEIPVGAVVLDAEGRIVADGRNNREATGDPTGHAEVEALRAAAASVGSWNLEGHTLVVTLEPCLMCAGAILQARITRVVFGAWDDKAGAAGSMYDVLRDRRLPYRAEVIGGVEADAAKALLRDFFEQRR
- the upp gene encoding uracil phosphoribosyltransferase codes for the protein MRVHVADHPLVTHKLSVLRDHRTPSPVFRQLTEELVTLLAYEATRNVKVSPVEITTPVTTTMGVKISEPRPIVVPILRAGLGMLEGLVKLLPTAEVGFLGMVRDEETFEPTTYAERLPDDLSDRQCFAIDPMLATGGSLAAAIQFLFDRGAKDVTAICLLGTPEGLAAIEALVGDRDVTIVLGALDERLNEKGYIVPGLGDAGDRLYGTV
- a CDS encoding LysR family transcriptional regulator, with product MPRRSSGITLQQLQYFIEVAAEGSITAAADMLYVAQPTMSAAMKDLESRVGRALLARSARGVTLTSDGSEFLGYARQIVEQAELLEQRYLGRPPSRRLLGVSTQHYSFAVDAFVRMVKGSSAAEYEFSLRETRTWDIIEDVRTLRSELGILFRNDFNRNVIDKLLRDSGLAFHPLFVAEPHIFVSRRNALASRERATLDDLVGLPRLTFDQGANNSFYFAEEILSTLSSAREIRVSDRATIFNLMIGLDGYTISTGIISDDLDPEIVAVPLDVDDHIEIGWVGRTAIPLTEQAQRYLAEVRDVVAGFGVALLG
- a CDS encoding putative oxygenase MesX codes for the protein MANEITFSITTTRFDEDYAPSDSSRITTNFANLARGERRQQNLRNALTMIDRRFNDLARGDGLDGDGPDGGRYSVELDIVSVQLRFADGEDREFPVLEVLDIHIVDRLTGERHQGIVGNNFSSYLRDYDFSVVLPAASAAAGGFATPDDFGELHGKLFQHFLESDAYQERFSTLPVICISVSTSRTYRRNGNVHPVLGIEYVQDSFSLTDEYFGKMGLQVRYFMPRGSSAPLAFYFRGDLLSDYSDLQLIGTISTMETFQKIYRPEIYNANTPAESVYRPSLAHEDFQQTEITYDREERSQLAVVQGRYADEHFVTPHRRVLDQWAAAYPAPVR